From a region of the Falco peregrinus isolate bFalPer1 chromosome 5, bFalPer1.pri, whole genome shotgun sequence genome:
- the CCDC174 gene encoding coiled-coil domain-containing protein 174 isoform X2 has product MGGVGQSCQSLLGDRLSIAQQKPSIWNKQNTGVANRAEKDIEQKTEEEHILDKSRKKLEEKAKLYEKMTKGDFPDEETEDLYLVDFTQKIIDKQHEVQELYQSEAAQKTLEKETDDEETQPEMEIPPPENPDEEWVDYVDFLGRSRRCMKKDLPGLLKMDQELQGKRQGLDGNTLLSEDMRKELQRQQWEKEEEEALRKPMGPIHYEDIRENEARQLGVGYFAFSRDKELRNKQRATLDMLREQTLDQRTKREQLKEKRKAALDARLSKLRARKIKKLREAGLEEEAEKLEKGEVKGVTEEPEAPRVTAASRKVEVVIQERRDTKPGVPYVREWDKGKELMFGQWSKKQEELRDERDPEFAPPSDYFTGQKKDDNYRSQNLNSPETSSEKLETEKMQNQQTPSVQANSSSVEDVPPSLQAYNSNVQDESASAEACGSDTQDVPSSAEDDSSDDEGTLPSAQAYGYGAQGGLPSMQVYGYGAQDVLSSMQAYGYSAHDMPFPMQPYGYGAQGMLPPMHTYGYSGHDMPFPMQAYGYGAQDVPPGMQACGCSAQDVPPGMQACGCSAQDVPPGMQACGCSAQEVPPAAQACGCSAQEVPPAAQACGCSAQEVPPAAQACGCSAQDVASSVQTNSSDTQNQEPLYQSLDDMLSYYRQVT; this is encoded by the exons gaagaaactagaagagaaagcaaagctctATGAGAAAATGACAAAAGGCGACTTCCCAG ATGAAGAAACTGAGGATTTGTACCTAGTGGATTTCACTCAGAAGATCATAGATAAACAGCACGAAGTGCAGGAACTGTATCAGAGCGAAGCTGCTCAAAAgactttagaaaaagaaacagatgatgAGGAAACTCAACCTGAAATGGAAATACCACCACCTGAGAACCCAGATGAAGAATG GGTTGATTATGTTGATTTCCTGGGCCGATCTAGACGCTGTATGAAGAAAGATTTGCCAGGTCTACTTAAAATGGATCAGGAACTTCAAGGGAAAAG aCAAGGTCTTGATGGGAATACTCTTTTATCTGAAGACATGAGAAAAGAACTTCAGAGGCAACAgtgggaaaaagaagaggaagaagcccTCAGAAAACCCATGGGACCCATTCATTATGAGGACATTCGAGAAAATG aGGCCAGGCAGCTTGGTGTTGGTTACTTTGCCTTTTCTCGTGACAAAGAACTTAGGAATAAACAACGGGCAACACTGGATATGCTAAGAGAGCAG ACACTTGATCAGAGAACTAAACGTgaacagttaaaagaaaaaaggaaggcagCTCTAGATGCAAGGCTGTCTAAACTTCGAGCACGGAAGATTAAGAAGTTAAGGGAAGCTGGATtagaggaagaggcagaaaaattgGAGAAAGGAG AGGTGAAAGGTGTCACTGAGGAACCAGAAGCTCCCAGAGTTactgcagcaagcagaaagGTAGAGGTTGTCATCCAGGAGAGAAGAGATACAAAGCCTGGAGTGCCTTATGTCCGAGAGTGGGATAAAGGCAAAG AACTGATGTTTGGACAGTGGtcaaagaaacaggaagaactCAGGGATGAGCGAGATCCAGAATTTGCACCACCTTCTGATTACTTTACGGGACAAAAAAAGGATGATAATTACAGAAGTCAGAATTTGAACAGTCCTGAAACCTCATctgaaaaactggaaacagagaaaatgcaaaaccaacaGACGCCATCAGTGCAGGCTAACAGCAGCAGTGTTGAAGATGTGCCACCGTCACTGCAGGCTTACAACAGCAATGTTCAAGACGAGTCGGCATCAGCAGAGGCCTGTGGCAGTGACACTCAAGATGTGCCATCATCAGCGGAGGATGACAGCAGTGATGATGAGGGTACGCTGCCATCAGCACAGGCTTATGGCTATGGCGCTCAAGGTGGGCTGCCATCCATGCAGGTTTATGGCTATGGCGCTCAAGATGTACTGTCATCAATGCAGGCTTACGGCTATAGTGCTCATGATATGCCATTTCCAATGCAGCCTTACGGCTACGGTGCTCAAGGTATGCTGCCACCAATGCACACTTACGGCTACAGCGGTCACGATATGCCCTTTCCAATGCAAGCTTACGGCTATGGTGCCCAAGATGTGCCCCCAGGAATGCAGGCCTGTGGCTGCAGCGCTCAAGATGTGCCCCCAGGAATGCAGGCCTGTGGCTGCAGCGCTCAAGATGTGCCCCCAGGAATGCAGGCCTGTGGCTGCAGCGCCCAAGaggtgccaccagcagcacaggcctGTGGCTGCAGCGCCCAAGaggtgccaccagcagcacaggcctGTGGCTGCAGCGCCCAAGaggtgccaccagcagcacaggcctGTGGCTGCAGCGCCCAAGATGTGGCATCTTCAGTGCAGACCAACAGCAGTGACACTCAAAATCAGGAACCACTTTACCAAAGTTTAGATGATATGCTGTCTTACTACAGACAAGTGACTTGA